GGCCAGGCCCACGGCTGCCACGAGGCCCTGTTCACCCTGGGCGAGCGGCCCGAGGAGCGCTACCCGGCGGCCCGGGCCGGGCTGGCCGCCCTCGGCCACGCCTCGACCGTCGACTACCTGGCCGAGGCGTGCCGCCAGGTGGTGGCCGAGACCGGCCTGCTGCCCCACGCCAACGCGGGCGCGCTGCACCCGGACGAGCTGGCCCAGCTCCGGCCGGTCACCGCCAGCCAGGGCATGATGCTCGAGTCGCTGTCCGAGCGGCTGCACGAGCCGGGCGGCCCCCACGCCCGCTGCCGGACCAAGCTGCCGGCCCGCCGGCTGGCCACCCTCGAGGCCGCCGGCGCCCTGGCCGTCCCGTTCACCACCGGGATCCTGGTCGGCATCGGCGAGACCAGAGCCGAGCGGCTCGAGGCGCTGGCCGCGATCGACGCCAGCCACCGGCGTCACGGGCACGTCCAGGAGGTCATCGTCCAGAACTTCCGCCCGAAGCCGGGCACGGCCATGGCCGACACGCCAGCGCCGTCGCTCGACGAGTACCTGTGGACGGTCGCGGCCGCCCGAGTCCTGCTCGACCCTTCCATCCACCTGCAGGCCCCCCCCAACCTGACCGAGGACTTCGGGGTGCTGCTCGAGGCCGGCATCAACGACTGGGGTGGGGTGAGCCCGGTCACCGCCGACCACGTCAACCCGGAGCGGCCCTGGCCCGCCCTTGACCGGCTCCGGCAGGTCACCGAGGCGGCCGGCATGGTGCTGGCCCCCCGCCTCACGGTCTACCCGGAGTTCGCCGCCGACCCGGGCCGCTGGCTCGACCCGGCGATGGTCTTCCCGGTCCTGGACCGCGCCGACGCCGAGTGGCTCGGGCGCGACGACCGCTGGGCAGCCGGCGATATCGAGCCGCCACCGGTGCTCGTCGAGCCGGCCGCGGTGCTCGTCGAGCCGGCCGGGGCCGGCCGGGGCCGGCCGGGGCGGCGCGGGCGGGTGGCCGAGGTGCTCGACGGCGTCGCGGTCGGGCAGGAGGTCGGCGAGGACGAGATCGTGGCGCTGTTCGCCGCCCGCGGGCCGGAGGTCCGGGCCGTCGCCGAGCTGGCCGACGGGCTGCGCCGGCGCGACGCCGGCGAGGTCGTCACCTTCGTGCGCAACCGCAACATCAACTACACCAACGTCTGCACCTTCCGGTGCCGGTTCTGCGCCTTCTCCAAGGGCCCACTCAGCCTGAACCTGCGCGGTGCGCCCTACCTGCTCGGCCTGGACGAGATCGCCGGCCGGGTGGTCGAGGCCGAGGCGCTCGGGGCCACCGAGGTGACCCTGCAGGGCGGCATCCACCCCAGCTTCGACGGCGACTACTACGTGGAGGTGGCCAGGGCGGTCCACCAGGCCGCGCCAGGCATCCACATTCATGGGTTCACCGCCCTCGAGGTCCACGAGGGCGCCCGCCGGCTCGGCGAGCCCCTGCGCGACTACCTCCTGCGGCTCAAGGCGGCCGGCCTGGCCACGCTGCCCGGGACCGCCGCGGAGATCCTCGACGACGAGGTCCGCGCGGTCATCTGCCCCGACAAGGTGAACACCGAGGAGTGGCTCGAGGTGCACCGCACGGCCCACTCGGTCGGGCTGCGCTCCAACATCACCATCATGTTCGGCCACGTCGAGCAGCCCAGGAGCTGGGCCAGGCACATGCTGCGGACGCGGGCGCTGCAGGAGGAGACCGGCGGGTTCACCGAGTTCGTGCCCCTGCCCTTCGTCCACATGGCCGCGCCCATCTACCGCAAGCGGCTGTCTCGGCCCGGCCCGACGTTCCGCGAGGCGCTGCTGATGCACGCGGTCGCCCGCATCGCCTACGCCGGCCACATCCCCAACATCCAGGTCTCCTGGGTGAAGATGGGGCCCGACGGGGTGCGCCAGGCGCTCCTGGGCGGGGTCAACGACCTCGGTGGCACGCTGATGGACGAGAACATCAGCCGGGCCGCCGGCGCCAGCCACGGCCAGATGATGGAGGCCGAGGACTTCGCCCGCATCGTCGAGCCGCTCGGCCGGCGCCTCGAGCAGCGCACCACCACCTACGGCCGCGTCCGGACCGAGCCAGGGCCGGTCGCAGCGGCCTGAATCGGCCGGGAACCTGCGCCCGCCCGCCGTCCTAGACTCCAACCGCCGGGTGCGAGGAGATGGTGGGACTCGCCTGGCTCCTGGTGGATGAGCACCTTGGTGCCCACCGGCACCCGTGAGACGAACACTCGCCTGGCTAGCGGTGGATCAGCACCCTGGTGCCCACAGGGACCCGCGGATAGAGGTCTTCGGCGTCCCACAGGCGCATCCGGATGCAGCCGTGGGAGGCGTAGGTCCCGATGGACCAGGTCGAGTAGGTGCCGTGGATGAGGATGCCGGTGGCGTCCAGGGCCAGCGCCCTTGTCCCGAGCGGGTTGCCCGGGCCGGGCGGGATGACGAGTGGCATGTCCGCGCCCCAGGTGTCCGGGGCCGGGTTGTGCCAGGTCGGGTTGACCATCTTCCGCATGACCTGCCAGGTGCCGCTCGGGGTGGAGAAGCCGCGCATGGCCGTGGCCACCCCGTAGGTCTTCACGACCTTGGTTCCTTTGAACAGCCTGAGGCGGTTCTTCGCCTTGTCGATGACGATCGTCGTGCCGAGCTGGTCGTCGGTCACCTTCGGCGTCACCGGCGACAGGGCCAGCCGCGCCTCCTTGTGGCCCGACTCGCCGAGCACCTTGAGCAGACCCTTGGTGGCGGCCTTGACGTCGAGGGCGCGGCCGGCGCGGGCGCGCTCGATCACGGGCTTGCCGTCCACCAGCTCGATGCGCGCGTCGACCGGCGCGACCGCGACGCGCTGGGCGATCCGGCCCACGAACGCGGCCACCCGCTGGTCGTCGGTGGTGGTGTTCAGGTCGACCGACATGGTGACCGGCCGCTTGATGGCCTTGTGCCAGATACGGCCGAAGAACGAGAGCCGCGGGCCGGCCAGCGCCTCGCTGACGGCCTGCTCGATCGTTGCGCCCCGGCCCACCCCGGCCGGGGTCATGCGGAACCGCTTGTCGCCGACCAGGACCATGATCGGGCGATGCAGGGACTTGGCAGCGTGGCCCTCTACGGCCTTGGCGGCCTCGGCCCGGGTCATCCCGCCGACGTCCACCCCGCTGATCGTCACCCCGGCCAAGATCTTGCCGGGCGGGCCCCCGGCACGGGCAGCCGCCGCCACCGTGCCGACCGCGAGCAGCAGCGCGGCCAGCACGACCGCCGCGGCCACCCGCTGCCAACCCGACAGCGGCAACTTCCCGACGAGCCCGCTCATGTGCCTTCTGCCCTTGAGGATGAGCCCGCTCATGTGCCTTCTGCCTCTGAGGATGAGCCCGCTCATGTGTCTCCTGCCTCTGAGGATGAGCCCGCTCATGTGCCTCCTGCCTCTGAGGATGAGCCCGCTCATGTGTCTCCTGCCTCTGAGGATGAGCCCCACCCCGGCCGGCAAGCGGGACGAGGGTGGACCGGCGTTGTGCTCGGCACGAATTGTCGGCTGCGGGCCCCCCCACCTATAGCTCGACTTACCGAGTGGCTACGTTCTAGGTCAAAGCAGACAGCTTCGCAACCAGGCTCCGGGGTTCTTCGGCGATTCGTTACGCCGCCGTGTCCGAGCCGGTCAACCATGGGCCGGCTCGGCCCCGACGACCCTTGTCAGCCGGTCGAGCATGTCGTCGTAGATGGCGTGCAACCCTTGGGGGCGAAGGTGCGCTCGAAGAAGCCGCCCACGCCGCCGCTCCCCTCCCAGATGGTCGACACCCTGAGGTCGATGCCGGTCCCGCTCGCACGCACGGCTTCGACGCGCCCGCCCGCATCTGGGGCACCATGGCGCCGCCGCCGGGCGGTCCACACGGCCGGGCGGGGCACACGGCCGGGCGGGGCACACGGCCAGGGAGGTGAGCGCGGTGACGCCGGTCGAGGCGCTGCGGCGCATCGCGTTCCTGCTCGAGCGCGCGCTCGAGCCCACCTACCGGGTACGGGCGTTCCGGCGCGCCGCTGCCGTGGTCGAGGAGATCGAGCCCGACGAGCTGGCCCGGCTCGCGGCCGGTCCCGGCCTGCGCGCCCTGCCCGGCGTCGGCGAGGTGACCGAGCGGGTGATCCGCGAGGCGCTGGCCGGCGAGGTGCCGGTGTACCTGCGCCGCCTGGAGGCGACCGAGGGCCGCCCGGTGGCCGAGGGCGCCGCCGAGTTGCGCGCCGCCCTGCGAGGCGACTGCCACACCCACTCGACCTGGAGCGACGGGGGCAGCCCGGTGGCCGAGATGGCGGCCGCCGCCCGGGACCTTGGCCACGAGTACCTGGCCCTCACCGACCACTCGCCCAGCCTCACGGTGGCGCGAGGCCTCAGCCCCGAGCGGCTGCGGGCCCAGCTCGACGAGGTGACAGCGCTCAACCAGCGGCTCGCCGAGCAGGCGGCGGCTCGGCCTGGTCCACCGTTCCGGGTCCTCACCGGCATCGAGGTCGACATCCTCGAGGACGGCTCGCTCGACCAGGAGGACGAGCTGCTCGCCCGGCTGGACCTGGTGGTGGCCAGCGTCCACTCCAAGCTGCGCATGGAGGCGCCGGACATGACCCGGCGGATGGTGGCCGCGGTCGCCAACCCGCACACCGACGTCCTCGGCCACTGCACCGGGCGGATCCTGACCGGCAAGCGGGGCCGCCCCGAGTCGGCCTTCGACCCCGAGCTGGTGTTCGCCGCCTGCGCCGAGTTCCGCACAGCGGTCGAGGTCAACTCGCGCCCCGAGCGCCAGGACCCGCCCAAGCGGCTGCTGCGCCTCGCCGTCGAGGCCGGCTGCCGCTTCGCCGTCGACTCCGACGCCCATGCCCCCGGCCAGCTCGACTGGCTGGTCCTGGGCTGCGAGCGCGCGTTCGCCTGCGGCGTCACCCCCGACCTGGTGGTCAACGCCTGGGACGCCGCCGGGCTGCTCGCCTGGACGTCGGCGACACCAGGCTGAGCCGCCGGCACCGTCCACCACTACTCAGCCGGCGCTGGCGGCGAGTAGCCCGCCAACCATGCCAGATTCCGCAAAACGCTATTTCCGCTCACGGAGTGGGCGAATTTGGTTTGTCCACGCATGCTGGAGCAATACTCTTCCTCGGTCGCTTGGCTGGCACGGGCTGCTTGCACCTCGTCTGCCTGCGATTTCGATCGCCCTTCCACGAGAAGGTGGAGCAATGGCCGAGGTCATCAAGATCGAGCTCCGGTCCGACTACACGAGGTGCTCGCTGTGCGGTGCGCTGCTGCCCTTCAACCTCGTCATCACGGCCTGGGTGACGCCGATGCCGCGCTGCCCGCGGTGCCAGCCGGCGGAGGAGAGCTACCGGCACTACGTGAAGTGACGTTGCGGGCCCGCCTCCTGGTCCTGCCCTGAGCGGCCGGCCCCCGCTCGTGGGATGCGTCGGCGACCTGATGGTCGACGTCTGCGTGACCGCGCCCGCGCTCGCCCGAGGCGGGGACGTGCCCGGGTCGGTGGCCCTACGGCCCGGCGGGGCCGCCGCCAACGTCGCCGTCTGGGTGCGCGCGGCCGGGGCCGGCGCCCGGGTCGTGGCCAGGCGCGGGGCCGACCTCGCCGGCGAGCTGCTCGCCGCGGCCCTGGCCGGGCGGGGGGTCGAGATCCACCCGCCCGCCGCGTCCCGGCCCACCGGGGCGATGCTGGTGGTCTGGGAGGCGGGGGAGCGGAGCTTTGTCGCCGACCCCGGGGCCAACGCCGCCCTGGACGAGCGCGACGTGCTCGCCGGCCTGGCCGGGACGGACGCCGTCTTCGTGAGCGGCTACACCCTGCTGCGGCCCGGATCGCACGGGGCGGCTCTGGCCGCCGCCCGGGTGGCGGGCCGGACCCGGCCGGCCGCGGTCGACGCCAGCTCGTGGCCGCTGCTGGCCGGCCCGGCCCGGCCGGCCGTGGTGGCTGCCGCGTCGGCGGCGGGGACCCTGCTCGCCAACGCCGAGGAAGCGGTCGCCCTGACCGGCTTGGCCGACCCCGCGCGGGCCGCCGGCGCGCTGGCTCGGCGGGTGCCGGTCGCCGTGGTCAAGCTCGGCCCTGGCGGGGTGCTGGTGGCGGCCGGGGACCGCCTGCACGCCCTGGGTGCCGTGCCCGCCGCGGTCGTCGACCCCACCGGCGCCGGGGATGCGCTCGCCGCCGGCTACCTGGTCGCGCGGGCCGGCGGCGCCGACCCGGTGGAGGCCGCCCGGGCCGGCGTCCTGCTCGCGGCCCGCGCGGTCACCGTCGAGGGCGCCTGGCCACCGGCGGACCTGCCACCGGCGGACCTGCCACCGGCGGACCACGAGCGGCCTCCCCTCCAGTAGCGGAATCGGGCCTGGCCAGCGTGGATGCGCCTGGCCAGGAGGCGCATCATGGCGGAAGAACGGGCCATGAGCGGCCCGGCGGAAGGTGCCAAGGCGTGAGCGAGACCTTCGCCAGGGAGGTCCTGCGGGGTACGCTGTAGGCATGGCCGAGGCGCGCAGGGGCAACCGGTTGGCCGGCGAGACCAGCCCTTACCTGCTCCAGCACGCCGACAACCCGGTCGACTGGTACCCCTGGGGCGAGGAGGCGCTGGAGCGGGCGCGCCGCGAGGACAAGCCGATCCTGCTGTCTGTCGGCTACGCGGCGTGCCACTGGTGCCACGTCATGGCGCATGAGTCGTTCGAGGACCCGGAGACCGCCGCGGTCATGAACGAGCACTTCGTGCCGGTCAAGGTGGACCGCGAGGAGCGTCCCGACCTGGACGGGATCTACATGGACGCGGTCCAGGCCATGACCGGCCAGGGCGGCTGGCCGATGACGGTGTTCCTCACCCCCGACGGGGGCCCGTTCTTCGCCGGCACCTACTTCCCCAGGACCGACCGGCACGGCCTGCCCGGCTTCCGCAAGGTACTGCTCGCGGTGGCCGAGGCCTGGCGGGAGCGGCGCGAGGACGCCCGCCGCCAGGGCGAGGCGGTGGTCGGCCACATCGCCGCGCAGTCGTTGGACTTGGAGCCGGCGACCGTGCCGCTCTCCGAGGAGCTGCTGCGCCAGGCGTTCGACGGCCTGCGGCGGGTGTTCGACCCGAGGTGGGGCGGGTTCGGCCCGGCGCCCAAGTTCCCCCAGCCGATGACGCTGGAGTTCGCCCTGCGTGCCTCGCTGCGGGGCTGGGAGGGCGCCCTCGAGATGGTCGAGCTGACCCTGAACCGCATGGCCCTCGGAGGCGTGTACGACCAGCTCGGCGGGGGCTTCCACCGCTACTCGACCGACGGCCGCTGGCTGGTCCCGCACTTCGAGAAGATGCTGTACGACAACGCCCAGCTCGTGCGGGTCTACACCCACGCCTGGCAGGTGACCGGGTGGCCCCGCTACCGCCGCATCGCCCGGGAGACCGCCGGGTACCTGCTGCGCGAGCTGCGCCACCCCGAGGGCGGCTTCTTCTCGTCCCAGGACGCCGACTCGGAGGGCGTCGAGGGGAAGTTCTTCGTCTGGTCCTACGACGAGCTGGTCGACCACGCCGGCGAGGTGGTCGCCGACCTGTTCGGCGCCACCCCGGAGGGGAACTGGGAGGGCACCAACGTCCTGTGGATGCCGGAGGCGGCCGAGAAGGTGGCCATGCGGCACGGCCTCGGCCTCGGGGAGCTCGAGCAGCGGTGGGCGGACGGGCGCCGCCGCCTGTTCGAGGCCCGCGAGGCCCGCGTCCACCCGGCCACTGACGACAAGGTGCTGGCCGCCTGGAACGGGCTCGCGATCTCCGCGCTGGCCGAGGCGGGGCGCGCCTTCGACGAGCCCTCCCTGGTCGAGGCGGCGCTGGCCGCGGCCGAGTTCGTCCTGGTCAGGCTGCGCGGGCCAGACGGCCGCCTGCTGCGCGCCTGGCGCGACGGCCGCGCCGGCGGACCCGGCTACCTCGACGACTACGCCTGCATGGCGGAGGCCTGCCTGACGCTGTGGGAGACCACCTTCGAGCTGCGCTGGCTGACCGAGGCGCGCCAGCTCGCGGACGCGATCCTCGAGCTGTTCGCCGACCCCGAGCGGGGCGGCTTCTACCAGACCGGGTCGGACGCCGAGCGGCTCGTGCTCCGGCCCCGCGAGCTGTTCGACAACGCGGTGCCCTCCGGGTCGTCGGTGGCCGCCGACGTGCTCCAGCGCCTGGCCCGCCTCACCGGCGAGACCGCGTACGACGAGGCGGCCGCGGGCGCCCTCCGGCTCGTCCAGGACGTGGTGCCGCGGGCGCCGACCGGCTTCGGCTACGCCCTCTCGGCTGCCGACTTCGCCCTGTCCCGGGTGCGCGAGGTCGCGATCGTGGGCAACCCGGCCGCGCTCGGCACCCGCGCGCTGCTCGACCGGGTGCGGGGTCGCTACCAGCCCAACCAGGTGCTCGCCCTGGCCGCCCAGGACGACCAGGAGGCTGCCGCGCGGGTGCCGCTGCTCGCCGACCGGACCATGGTCGACGGCCGCGCCACCGCCTACGTCTGCGAGCACTTTG
The nucleotide sequence above comes from Actinomycetes bacterium. Encoded proteins:
- a CDS encoding thioredoxin domain-containing protein, with amino-acid sequence MAEARRGNRLAGETSPYLLQHADNPVDWYPWGEEALERARREDKPILLSVGYAACHWCHVMAHESFEDPETAAVMNEHFVPVKVDREERPDLDGIYMDAVQAMTGQGGWPMTVFLTPDGGPFFAGTYFPRTDRHGLPGFRKVLLAVAEAWRERREDARRQGEAVVGHIAAQSLDLEPATVPLSEELLRQAFDGLRRVFDPRWGGFGPAPKFPQPMTLEFALRASLRGWEGALEMVELTLNRMALGGVYDQLGGGFHRYSTDGRWLVPHFEKMLYDNAQLVRVYTHAWQVTGWPRYRRIARETAGYLLRELRHPEGGFFSSQDADSEGVEGKFFVWSYDELVDHAGEVVADLFGATPEGNWEGTNVLWMPEAAEKVAMRHGLGLGELEQRWADGRRRLFEAREARVHPATDDKVLAAWNGLAISALAEAGRAFDEPSLVEAALAAAEFVLVRLRGPDGRLLRAWRDGRAGGPGYLDDYACMAEACLTLWETTFELRWLTEARQLADAILELFADPERGGFYQTGSDAERLVLRPRELFDNAVPSGSSVAADVLQRLARLTGETAYDEAAAGALRLVQDVVPRAPTGFGYALSAADFALSRVREVAIVGNPAALGTRALLDRVRGRYQPNQVLALAAQDDQEAAARVPLLADRTMVDGRATAYVCEHFVCKRPVTDPDELSALLD
- the cofH gene encoding 5-amino-6-(D-ribitylamino)uracil--L-tyrosine 4-hydroxyphenyl transferase CofH — translated: MSKHAVTPATPAAELLAEARRIRDRRFGSRVTYSPKVFIPLTMLCRDHCGYCTFAKPPARLDAGPYLTVEHVLEIARAGQAHGCHEALFTLGERPEERYPAARAGLAALGHASTVDYLAEACRQVVAETGLLPHANAGALHPDELAQLRPVTASQGMMLESLSERLHEPGGPHARCRTKLPARRLATLEAAGALAVPFTTGILVGIGETRAERLEALAAIDASHRRHGHVQEVIVQNFRPKPGTAMADTPAPSLDEYLWTVAAARVLLDPSIHLQAPPNLTEDFGVLLEAGINDWGGVSPVTADHVNPERPWPALDRLRQVTEAAGMVLAPRLTVYPEFAADPGRWLDPAMVFPVLDRADAEWLGRDDRWAAGDIEPPPVLVEPAAVLVEPAGAGRGRPGRRGRVAEVLDGVAVGQEVGEDEIVALFAARGPEVRAVAELADGLRRRDAGEVVTFVRNRNINYTNVCTFRCRFCAFSKGPLSLNLRGAPYLLGLDEIAGRVVEAEALGATEVTLQGGIHPSFDGDYYVEVARAVHQAAPGIHIHGFTALEVHEGARRLGEPLRDYLLRLKAAGLATLPGTAAEILDDEVRAVICPDKVNTEEWLEVHRTAHSVGLRSNITIMFGHVEQPRSWARHMLRTRALQEETGGFTEFVPLPFVHMAAPIYRKRLSRPGPTFREALLMHAVARIAYAGHIPNIQVSWVKMGPDGVRQALLGGVNDLGGTLMDENISRAAGASHGQMMEAEDFARIVEPLGRRLEQRTTTYGRVRTEPGPVAAA
- a CDS encoding PHP domain-containing protein translates to MTPVEALRRIAFLLERALEPTYRVRAFRRAAAVVEEIEPDELARLAAGPGLRALPGVGEVTERVIREALAGEVPVYLRRLEATEGRPVAEGAAELRAALRGDCHTHSTWSDGGSPVAEMAAAARDLGHEYLALTDHSPSLTVARGLSPERLRAQLDEVTALNQRLAEQAAARPGPPFRVLTGIEVDILEDGSLDQEDELLARLDLVVASVHSKLRMEAPDMTRRMVAAVANPHTDVLGHCTGRILTGKRGRPESAFDPELVFAACAEFRTAVEVNSRPERQDPPKRLLRLAVEAGCRFAVDSDAHAPGQLDWLVLGCERAFACGVTPDLVVNAWDAAGLLAWTSATPG
- a CDS encoding L,D-transpeptidase/peptidoglycan binding protein, translating into MSGLILKGRRHMSGLVGKLPLSGWQRVAAAVVLAALLLAVGTVAAAARAGGPPGKILAGVTISGVDVGGMTRAEAAKAVEGHAAKSLHRPIMVLVGDKRFRMTPAGVGRGATIEQAVSEALAGPRLSFFGRIWHKAIKRPVTMSVDLNTTTDDQRVAAFVGRIAQRVAVAPVDARIELVDGKPVIERARAGRALDVKAATKGLLKVLGESGHKEARLALSPVTPKVTDDQLGTTIVIDKAKNRLRLFKGTKVVKTYGVATAMRGFSTPSGTWQVMRKMVNPTWHNPAPDTWGADMPLVIPPGPGNPLGTRALALDATGILIHGTYSTWSIGTYASHGCIRMRLWDAEDLYPRVPVGTRVLIHR
- a CDS encoding PfkB family carbohydrate kinase, with translation MGCVGDLMVDVCVTAPALARGGDVPGSVALRPGGAAANVAVWVRAAGAGARVVARRGADLAGELLAAALAGRGVEIHPPAASRPTGAMLVVWEAGERSFVADPGANAALDERDVLAGLAGTDAVFVSGYTLLRPGSHGAALAAARVAGRTRPAAVDASSWPLLAGPARPAVVAAASAAGTLLANAEEAVALTGLADPARAAGALARRVPVAVVKLGPGGVLVAAGDRLHALGAVPAAVVDPTGAGDALAAGYLVARAGGADPVEAARAGVLLAARAVTVEGAWPPADLPPADLPPADHERPPLQ